The nucleotide window AACGCGCGGACGCTCGGGGCGCTCATGAGCGCCTCGGGCGCCGGCGCGCTCCTCGGCGCGTTCACGCTCGCGCTCCGCCGCGGGCTGCGCGGGCTCGGGAGGTGGGTCGCCGCCGCCGCTGCCGGCTTCGGCGCGGCGCTCATCGCGTTCTCTTTTTCGCACACCGTCTGGGTCTCGGCCGCCCTCCTCGTCCCGGTCGGCTATGCCCTCATGGTCGAAATGGCGTCTTCCAACACGCTCATCCAGTCGATGGTGCCCGACGAGCTGCGCGGACGGGTGATGTCGGTCTATTCCATGATGTTCATGGGGATGGCCCCGGTCGGGGCGCTGCTCGCGGGATTCTCGGCGCACGCCTTCGGAGCCGCGTGGACCGTTGCGGGGGGCGGGATGCTGTGCGTCGCCGGCAGCGGGGCGTTCGCCTGGAAGCTCCCGTCCCTCCGGACGGAGGGACGGCGGCTCATCCTCGCGCAGCAGGCCGTCGCCGGAGAGCCGTCGGCGGGGGTGACCGGGAACGTCAGGGAGTAAATCCGAAAGCCGAATCGCGAATTTCGAAACAAACTCGAATGACCCGAATCGAAAGCTCGAAGCCGGGCCCCGTTTCGAATCTCCGATTTCGAGTTTCGGGCTTGTCTCGGATTTCGAAATTCGTTCTTCGGATTCGTCGCCCGTCAGGCGACGGGCTTTTCGTAGATCCGGTACCTCTTGTAGACCTCTCCCTCGAAGAGCGCGATCGGCCGCTGCACCATGACGTTGTCCTCGAGGATCCAGGACACCTCGCATTCCCGGTAGCCGGACGCGAGCATCGCCTCGAGCGAGTGCGAGAACATCACCGCGTCGATGCCCCGGTTGCGGTGGCTCTTCTTGATCCCGAGCGTGATGAGCCGCGTCATCTTCGGCTTCTTCCAGCCGAGCAGGTAGGCGAGGAACCCGAAGATCTTCGGCGTGAGGAGCTTCCCGCGCAGCGGCTTCATCGCCTCGTTGTAATCCGGGAGCGACATCATGAAGCCGACGGGCTCCCGAGGCGTCTCGGCGAGAAGCACGAGGTCCTCGACGAGGAGCGGCCTCAGGCGCGCGGCCATGAAGTCGATGTCGCCGTCGGTCATCGGGACGAACCCCCAGTTGTCCTCCCATGCGGCGTTGTAGACCTCCTTCACCTTCGTGAGATCCGCCTTCAGGGTCTTCTTCCGGATCGGCCGCACGCGCAGGTCGGCCTGCCGCCGCTCGAACCCCGCGGCCAGACGGGAGAGGCGCCCGAGCGGCTTCGCGGCGAGCACAATCCGATAGGCGAGGAGGTCCTTCGCCTTCACGAGCCCCGCGTCGTCGAAGAGCCGGAGGTAGTAGCGCGGGTTGTAGGTCATCATCACGACCGGCGGCGAATCGAAGCCTTCGACGAGCAGCCCGCATTCGTCGTTGGTCGTCGGGTTCATCGGGCCGAGCAGCCGCGTCATTCCGCGCTCCTTGGCCCATTTCTCGACTGCCGCGAAGAGAGCGCGGGAAACCGACGGGTCGTCGGCCGACTCGAAGAAACCGAAGAACGCCGAACGCTCGCGGTGGAAGTCGTTGTGGACGCGGTCGACGACGCCGGCGATCCTTCCGACGTCGCGCCCGTCGCGCTCGGCGACCCAGAGCCCCATCTCGGCGTGGTCGAAGAGCGGATTGGCGTCGCTGAAGACCTTCCTCAGGTCGTCCTCGAGCGGCGCGACCCAGTTCGGGTCGGCGCCATAGACCCGATGCGGGACCGCGAGGAACCGGGCGATGTCGCGGCGCTCGCGGGAAAGGGAAACGAGGTTCAAATGACCTGGAACTCGCGCCCGACCTTCTCGAGCGCGTCGAGCGCGCGCGAGAGATGCTCCTCCGTGTGCGTCGCCATGTAC belongs to Thermoanaerobaculia bacterium and includes:
- a CDS encoding MFS transporter — its product is EGFRYTATTKPIAGLLLLLGLVSLAGMPYAVLMPIFADRVLHGNARTLGALMSASGAGALLGAFTLALRRGLRGLGRWVAAAAAGFGAALIAFSFSHTVWVSAALLVPVGYALMVEMASSNTLIQSMVPDELRGRVMSVYSMMFMGMAPVGALLAGFSAHAFGAAWTVAGGGMLCVAGSGAFAWKLPSLRTEGRRLILAQQAVAGEPSAGVTGNVRE
- a CDS encoding N-acetyltransferase, which codes for MNLVSLSRERRDIARFLAVPHRVYGADPNWVAPLEDDLRKVFSDANPLFDHAEMGLWVAERDGRDVGRIAGVVDRVHNDFHRERSAFFGFFESADDPSVSRALFAAVEKWAKERGMTRLLGPMNPTTNDECGLLVEGFDSPPVVMMTYNPRYYLRLFDDAGLVKAKDLLAYRIVLAAKPLGRLSRLAAGFERRQADLRVRPIRKKTLKADLTKVKEVYNAAWEDNWGFVPMTDGDIDFMAARLRPLLVEDLVLLAETPREPVGFMMSLPDYNEAMKPLRGKLLTPKIFGFLAYLLGWKKPKMTRLITLGIKKSHRNRGIDAVMFSHSLEAMLASGYRECEVSWILEDNVMVQRPIALFEGEVYKRYRIYEKPVA